The genomic interval CGCTGATCGAGGCGCCGTCGGCGGACGACGTGCTGGAATTCCCGGCGCCGGCGGGCGTCGAGGTGCGGTGGCTGGTGCGGGATGCGGACGTGAAGCCGGGCGCCCTCGCGCTCGAGACGCTGCAGGAGCTCGAGGCACCGGCATCCGACGCGCACTGCTTCATCGTCGGCGAGCAGTCCCTTCCCACCGCCGCGCGCCGCCACCTCGTCGCGCAGGGCGTCGACAAGGACCGGATCAGCTTCGTCGGCTACTGGCGCGTGGGGGCGGCGTCGCCCGCCCCCAAGTCGCAGCAGGCTCAGGCCGCCGTCGGCGGAGCGCACTGATGGGCAAGGTGACGACGGCGTACCTGTTGACCTGCGCCGCGATCGGCGTGGCGACCGGCCTGCTGATCATCCCGGCGACGGCCTTCTCGACGGCGACCTACGCGACCATGCCACCCGTCTCCGCGATCGTCGCCGGTGCGTGGGTCATCGGGTTCGTCGTCGCGATGCGGTTGATCGAGCGCCCCGGCGCGGCACTGTTGACGGGGCTGATCTCGCGCCTCGTGGCCACCCCGCTGTCGACGACGGGCGCGGCGATCGTCGTCACGAACGTGATGTTCGCCGCGTTCATCGAGCTGCCGTTCCTGGTCACGCTGTACCGGCGCTGGTCGCGGTGGCTGTATCTCGTGGGCGCCACGCTGCTGGCGGCGTTCTACTCCGTCTGGACCGTCACCGCCGCCGATATGCAGGCGTTCCAGGGGTGGGTCGTCGCGCTCTACGTCGTCGTGTTGTTCGCGTCGGAGCTCGGGGCGGTGGCCCTCGGCCTCGTCATCGCCGACCGGCTGCGCGCCGCGGGCGTCGCGCGTCTCGCCCGGCGGCGGCCCGCCGACGTCGCAGAAGCAGGCTGAACCGGCCGATCCGGGTGCCGCGGCGTCCGTTTCGGTCGATCCGGCCTGCTTTCCGAACGCGAAACGCCGGATGCCGCGACGGCCCAACGGGGCGGTCGCGGCATCCGGCGTCGTGAACTACTTCTTGCCGACGATCTGACGCGAGACGAGATCGCGCATGATCTCGTTCGTGCCGCCGTAGATGCGGTGCACGCGGGCGTCGAGGTAGGCGCGGGCGATGGGGTACTCGGTGATGTAGCCGTAGCCGCCGTGCAGCTGCACGCCGACGTCGAGGAGTTCCGCCTCGCGGTCGGTCGACCAGAACTTGACCTTCGCCGCTTCTTCGGCCGTCAGCTTCTTGTCCTTGTAGAGCATCATGGCGCGGTCGTTGTAGGCCCACATGACGTCGACGGTGGTGGCCATGTCGGCCAGGCGGAAGCGGGTGTTCTGGAAGTCGGCGATGCGCTCGCCGAACGCCTCGCGGCTGAGCACGTAGTCGCGCGTCCAGTGGAAAGCGGCCTCGCCGGCGGCGGCGGCCGCGACACCGATCGAGAGGCGCTCGAGGGGCAGGTTCATCATGAGCTGGATGAAGCCCATGCCCTCCTTGCCGCCGATGAGGTTCGCGTCGGGGACGAAGACGTCGGTGAAGCTGAGCTCGGCGGTGTCCCAGCCGTGGAAGCCCATCTTCTCGAGCTTCTTGCTGTGGTCGAAGCCCTCCATGCCGTCTTCGAGGATGAGGAGGCTGAAGGCGTCCGGCCGGTTGCCCTCGCCGGTCTTCACGAACGTGACGACCATGTCGGCGGTCTTGCCGCTGGAGATGAAGGTCTTCGCGCCGTTGACGAGGTAGCCGCCGTCGACCTTCTTGGCGGTCGTCTTGATGCCGCGGAGGTCGGACCCCGCGCCCGGCTCGGTCATCGCGAGCGCGCCGAGGATCTCGCCGGTCGCCATTCCGGGCAGCCACTTCTCCTTCTGCTCCTGCGTTCCCATGTGCACGATGTACGGCACAGCGAGGTCGTCCTGAATGCCGAACGCGCCGGCGAGCGAGCCCTGT from Microbacterium aurum carries:
- a CDS encoding siderophore-interacting protein; this encodes MLLVADETGAPAVAGICASLPDSATGVALIEAPSADDVLEFPAPAGVEVRWLVRDADVKPGALALETLQELEAPASDAHCFIVGEQSLPTAARRHLVAQGVDKDRISFVGYWRVGAASPAPKSQQAQAAVGGAH
- a CDS encoding ECF transporter S component encodes the protein MGKVTTAYLLTCAAIGVATGLLIIPATAFSTATYATMPPVSAIVAGAWVIGFVVAMRLIERPGAALLTGLISRLVATPLSTTGAAIVVTNVMFAAFIELPFLVTLYRRWSRWLYLVGATLLAAFYSVWTVTAADMQAFQGWVVALYVVVLFASELGAVALGLVIADRLRAAGVARLARRRPADVAEAG
- a CDS encoding acyl-CoA dehydrogenase family protein, producing the protein MEREIYDEDHEAFRDVVKEFLKRYATEEKRKQWEADGEIDRATMLAAGEAGIIGLSVPEEFGGAGMLQDYRFRAIVLEETIGAGQGSLAGAFGIQDDLAVPYIVHMGTQEQKEKWLPGMATGEILGALAMTEPGAGSDLRGIKTTAKKVDGGYLVNGAKTFISSGKTADMVVTFVKTGEGNRPDAFSLLILEDGMEGFDHSKKLEKMGFHGWDTAELSFTDVFVPDANLIGGKEGMGFIQLMMNLPLERLSIGVAAAAAGEAAFHWTRDYVLSREAFGERIADFQNTRFRLADMATTVDVMWAYNDRAMMLYKDKKLTAEEAAKVKFWSTDREAELLDVGVQLHGGYGYITEYPIARAYLDARVHRIYGGTNEIMRDLVSRQIVGKK